From Peromyscus eremicus chromosome 3, PerEre_H2_v1, whole genome shotgun sequence, one genomic window encodes:
- the Kras gene encoding GTPase KRas isoform X1, which produces MTEYKLVVVGAGGVGKSALTIQLIQNHFVDEYDPTIEDSYRKQVVIDGETCLLDILDTAGQEEYSAMRDQYMRTGEGFLCVFAINNTKSFEDIHHYREQIKRVKDSEDVPMVLVGNKCDLPSRTVDTKQAQDLARSYGIPFIETSAKTRQRVEDAFYTLVREIRQYRLKKISKEEKTPGCVKIKKCIIM; this is translated from the exons ATGACTGAGTATAAACTTGTGGTAGTTGGAGCTGGTGGCGTAGGCAAGAGTGCCTTGACGATACAGCTAATTCAGAATCACTTTGTGGATGAATATGATCCTACGATAGAG GATTCCTACAGGAAACAAGTAGTAATTGATGGAGAAACCTGTCTCTTGGATATTCTCGACACAGCAGGTCAAGAGGAGTACAGTGCAATGAGGGACCAGTACATGAGGACTGGGGAGGGCTTTCTTTGTGTATTTGCCATAAATAATACTAAATCATTTGAAGATATTCACCATTATAG AGAACAAATTAAAAGAGTAAAAGACTCTGAAGATGTGCCTATGGTCCTCGTAGGGAATAAATGTGATTTGCCTTCTAGAACAGTAGACACAAAACAGGCTCAGGACTTAGCAAGAAGTTATGGGATTCCATTTATTGAAACCTCAGCAAAGACAAGACAG AGAGTGGAGGATGCTTTTTATACATTGGTGAGAGAGATCCGACAGTACAGattgaaaaaaatcagcaaagaaGAAAAGACTCCTGGCTgtgtgaaaattaaaaaatgcattaTAATGTAA